TTTGGCGGAAGAGGCATGGGTTATGGTTTTGGAAGAGGCCGATATGTTGGAGGATACGACTATGCATATCCCCCGTATGCCAATACTGCTGCACCGACTCGTGAGCAGGAGCTTGATATCTTGAAAAATCAGGCAGATGCTTTGAATACACAGCTAAAAAATATTCAGGACAGAATGTCTGATCTGGAATCAAAAAATGAGTAACTGCTCCTGAGTTGTCTGTAAAGATATGGTTAAGAGATTCCCTGCTTGTTTGGGAATC
Above is a genomic segment from bacterium containing:
- a CDS encoding DUF5320 domain-containing protein — encoded protein: MPRGDRTGPAGMGPMSGRAAGFCAGYNQPGFTNPVGGRLGGGFGWGRGFGGRGMGYGFGRGRYVGGYDYAYPPYANTAAPTREQELDILKNQADALNTQLKNIQDRMSDLESKNE